The DNA segment aaaagtaaatcgatttgttattgttcggacaactgaaactaattgacgacatatgtcgactcgactatactagttataacacatacaatcgtaaccaaaaatcagacatttaacagtatcgacacatgatttgaattatactgactaagcaaagtggtactcgagaaATCAATTAGTCAGTCCAAATTTGAAAATCGGCTAGttgcacaacacttacatacacattatcagaacaaatggaaagactcaatcaaacaacagaggttcaggcaaagtggtcaaggcacagttgataaaagtcaaggacacaaacaaaacatgaacagacctttacaacaatcagatgaaccaaaacaaataagaaaagaaagaactcaccttaaacctcgaaagatcaaaaccttaactcggactcggacagacctttcttaaggctgaacggtctttaatcgaagtgtttctcagatgagaaacacttcgattaaggtccattagaccttaatttctttggctcgaacaagacacggaccagtgacgaggaaccctaaggttcaaaaactagatccgggattcatgcttccctggtcagattcggaccaaaccaagtatggtttggtcacgaggggggtctggggagtgtctggtgtgaagttggggttaaacggtgtagatcgagttttgactcgaatcttcaaatgaagattcgagaatgtGGGATGGTATTCGAACTacgtggttaacagatccgtgttccggatggcaagggggttctatggtgttaagggcgaggtcaccggcgttcatgccgccggatTTCTGGtaaagggagatgggggcggctagggtttgaggggaagggtctgtggagacgaaggctggggtattggatagggggcagggtatgttaaggggcttatatatggaatgggtgggttgatctcggccgttggatgaggcaaGATGGAAGGCCCAGATCTTTCATCTGATGGGGAAACAGTGTCGTTTCAtccaaaaggggtttgggtcggtctgagtggaaacgggtcgggtttctcagtgggttatggggaattgatcttgcccgttgatcaatttgagatcaacggcccagatcggaCTGCAGTAAAACGGTATCGTTTGGAATGCCCCCTGAggccagctggtctggaccgggtttacatggggtttgggctgagtttgtttgggcttgtttgttttaaaatcggactggcccaagtccgaaactccttcttttttttttctttttaattccttaaattaatttgccaaataataccatgtaaacattggacaacaattatcacacaattaacatttaattatactaaacacttaatgacaaaatacaatgaaggacacacatattttatttttcttttaataaacagATTACGGTCCACACGACAtatagacatatattttttatatatatttttttttgaataaaacaaccacgggcaaaatcacaaataactagcaaaaaaaaaaaatgccacgtaaaaatccagcaaaatgtacagcaagaccaattgctattattttgtttcttttggaatgattgtcgcgtaaaataaaaatcacgtgctcacagttataTGATAAGATTTTGATTGTATGAGTCAAAAGTATCATCCGAGAATTCATTAAAATAAAATCATAGCAGTGATATATACAATAGGATTAAACAATAATCTCTAGATAATTAATCAATGACGACACTCTACTTTCATGTACGAGCATTTGTGCAAATGCCGCACATATCGTTATCTCACTACCATTAGGTTTGACTTTGGGAACTCTTTTCCTTACCAAACATCGCAAACTTCAAATACCAAATGGTTATGGAAAACGACACAAATATGATACTTTTGTGCCACTATTAATTTTTTAATATCGATAACATATATTTTATTAAAAAGTCGCATGCCATAATTTAAAGCATGCTGCATAAAATTTTCCTTAAGCGCTACGAGTTTAAAACACGCTGGGCATAATTGTAAAGCACACAATAGTTATGGTGATTATCAAAATTTTGCCACAAAATCCTGATGGATCACTAGAATGTTGTAAGCATTTGTGGCCAAAATTCTATTGATGATCATAGTTTAGTGGTGAATCCTAACGATCATCATAATTGTTGTGTACTTTAAAAGTCTGCAAAACGTGCTTCTAAATTCTAGCAATCGAAGAAAATTTGTCCAAGCGTGCTTTGAAAATTTGATTCGaggcttttctcaaaatatttcttAACATGATTAAAATATAAATAGTGgtttaaaatatccatgtaacatcattttcagaaataattaaataaaaaatgatGATCGAGAAACTTTTAGCACGAATTAGGACTGCAACTTGTAACTGAAAAAATGACATCATGTGACACACATAAgagaaattgaattttttttaaccTTATATTAAGTTTGTCAAAAACAGCCCCAAATAATTGGCATTATATAACTAAATCCTAAAAACCTACTATTTTCTTATTTATTCTCTCTCACCATTTGCTGCCCCTCCCTCTTGTTCGCCGCTCCCACTCCCTTGTTCTTCGCTGCTCCCATCCCCCCTTGTTCGCTGCTtgccccccacccccacccactTGTTTTGATGAGTTTGAGCGAAGCACGGAAATATGGTATGGTCACTGAAAGACGAGGATGTTTAAATCAAATAAAATCTGGACAAATGGAGACTCATACAAAACCAGAGTTGATGTATCATACTCATTTTGATTTGTTCTATGAGGGCACTTATATGTTCTATGATCAATCATCAATTCTCTGACGTGATAATAGCTGGCAACTTCCTAGAAATCAATGTTGGGAAAAACGTTACATCAAATCTTGGTGAGAGTGTAATTCTTATATTTATGTATATTCATATAATTATTCATGAAAAATTATATGTGGTACACTGAGATATACAAGAAAGGAGAATAAATTTTTGATATACATTTTAATATAtgtaaagaaagaaaataaagttgTGATATACATTTGGTATACACATTATTTGATATGTTATGCATTATGATATACAAAAAGTATAATTATTTTTATGTTATATACTTGGATATAGAGATAACAATAAATTATAAACAACtatatttataattttatattttagatgtacaaaaaaggaaaataaagttGTGATATACAGTTTTGTATACACGTTATTTGATGTGTTATACACtgtaatatataaaaaaatataattatttttgcGTTACACTCTTGAATATAGAGGTaataataaattataaataactacatttataattttatatatatataaaagaaaactaaaattgtGATATACATTTTGGTATATACGTTATTTAATGTGTTATACActttaatataaaaaaaatacaaatatttTTGGTGTTATACACTTCGATATAGAGAACAATAAATTATAAACAACtatatttataattttatattttagatatacaaaaaaggaaaataaaattatgatatatattttgatatacacaaagaaagaaaataaagttaTAATATACATTTTGATATGAACAATATTTATTTATTGATATATATTTATTGGCTAGTCGATGCCAATATCTATAGTTAATGCCTTTTTCTGCCAATTGCGGGGTACGTTGTCTTACCGTGCCAATATCAGCAAAATCCATTAATTGTGGCCCAAAAACTCACAAGCTAAAACTGAAAACACAAGCCCACATTCAGCTGGAAATGTAAAACTGAAGCCCATGTTATGCCAAGTCAGACCTTTAACCTAGTACCGCTCTATAAATGCTCGTTTTCCCTTGCCCCCTTAGAAAAGTAGGGTTTCCTCAATAAGCCTGTTTTGTGCCTGATTGGGTAAGACATTTCTGcccaaaatatatatattctgAGTATGATATAGAGTTGTAGAGtgtatgttttgttttttttaccCGATCCTGGCATACCAACAATTGAGATAACATCTAGGTTTGACGATCTTTTAAGTAATTATCCTACGTCCATTCTTGCACAAAAGTATTGTCGTACCTGGATGTTATCTCAGTGTTGGCATGCATAAGTTGGGTAAGACATATCTgatcaaaaatattttctgagATGAgatggaatatatatatatatataatatatatatatatattggtgtTTTACCTGGTCCAGGCATGCCAATTATAGAGATGACATCTAGGTTGGGGATACATTAATTAATTGAAGTATGAGCACTGTGGCACCATTAAATAGTAAGTCAAAAACCTTTCCTTTAGTCTCTGGCTATCTCCAATCTTGAACTCAATAATGATGTGTTTGGTTAGATATATTGGACAAAATAAGGGTGTAAAATATATGCATTGCTTATCCAATGTTTGGTAGCAATTTCAATTCCTGTGTAGTTAATACATGCCTAGTACAGCTTTATACTCCAATTCCTATATTATTTTATACCAACGCCAATGTGTTATTAGCAATACCATCATGAATTAAACATGGATAAAGTTTGATACAAGTTTAAGTTGTACACTGCATATCCATTTCTTAGTTACTACGAACCAAAAGTTTGATATAAAATAATCCCTCCATCAGAATCCTTGCATTATTAAATCTTTGTATgacaatatataatttttttctaAACCAAGTGAGCTTAAGTGTATTGTCAATGTTTAGTTGGACTTGTTACTAACCATTGTTGAGATTAACATAGGAAGTTTGTTTGCCGGGCACAACTAGTGTCCTTACTCTGAACAATAAAGACTGAACATGTCGAGTGCCTTGGCTAATGGGCTGGCTGGAGCTGGTGGAGGCATAATTGCACAAATAATTACTTACCCCCTCCAAACTGTCAATACCCGGCAACAGACGGAGCGGGTCACGAAAAAGGGCCGGGATTCTCGTGGCAGTGCACTTTTTCAAATTTTGCAGGTAGTTAGAAGCGAAGGTTTGTTGGGGCTTTATAGCGGCCTGAAGCCTTCCCTGCTTGGAACCACTGTGTCACAGGGTGTGTACTACTATTTTTACCAGGTTTTCAAGAACAAGGCTGAGGCGATAGCATCTGCAAATAAGAAAAAAGGTCGAGGGGATGGCTCTGTTGGGGCGTTCTCTTGGCTTGTCGTGGCAGCTCTTGCTGGATCACTAAATGTATTACTGACAAACCCTATATGGATTCTTGTTACTCGTATGCAGACTCATACACAAGCAGAAAGGAAAATTTTGGAGGCAAAGAGGCAATCCCTTTTAAAGGAAGCTTCTGAAAATCTCTTCACTGCTGCTTCATTGGAGGCTAAACTGGCCGAGCTTGATTCATCGAAACCTCATCCCTATGGAACATTGCAAGCAGCACGTGAGATTTATGATGAATCCGGAGTTATTGGATTTTGGAAAGGAGTCATCCCAGCATTGATCATGGTGTCCAATCCCTCGATTCAGTTCATGATTTATGAAAGTTTGTCAAAGCAGTTAAGGACTAAACGTGCTGCAAAGaagaaatatgtacaaaatacAACTGCTTGGGAGGTTTTTGTAATCGGAGCCTTTGCTAAACTAGGAGCAACTGTTTCGACATATCCATTGTTGGTTGTTAAGTCTAGGCTTCAAGCCAAGCAGGAGATTGGTGGAAATATCTCGTTAAGATATTCAGGTACAGCAGATGCTGTTATTAAGATGATTCGTCATGAAGGATTCAAAAGCTTCTATCAGGGAATGCGCACAAAGATAGTACAGAGCGTCTTTGCAGCCTCTGTACTTTTCATGGTGAAGGAAGAGCTTGTTAAATTGTATGCGGTTCTGGCTAACAGAAGCAAGGTTAATGTTTAGTTTGCAGTGAATAGATGTCTATGTAAATCTCTTTGCTGCATAATTGTAAATGATTGTACTGTATTCAAGTTACATAaggtttctttctttctctcctAATTCATTTCCCttccataaaaattcaaatttgaaATTTATATTTAGGGGTTTTGTTTATCACCAAATATATTATCTAAGTCTTATGGAGTAAAAGATCTTATATATTCTATAAAAAACATTGTTCAGATTACTTCTCTCGAGAAAGCTCCCAAAGATAAAAAGGTAGCTCAACTGAATAAAACTATTACTCCCTCCCGTttacaataagtgaccaatttgatttttcattttggttcaaaataagtgtccagttacgtaatcaagaaagaattcaatttgtttttacaaaataacccctatgtacatattcctaaaaagttttttactcctcacattaaatgtttaattaggggtagtttagttatagtaggtatttttgtatagaatttagtattttcttaatgggcgtactaaaagcaaattggtcacttattgtgaaccggagggagtattgCTCAAGAGAATCCCCTATCATTCTTGATTGTATTTGGACATATAGTTCATGGGTTGACTTAAATTGGGCTTTGATGATGCTAACAGTAGTGTAATTTTTATTACTACTCGGCCACATGAAGTTGCTATATATGCTACTTAGCATCTTTGACTTCTTTCTTTGTCCAACGATGAGGATAGTTGGATGCTACCACAGAATAAGGTTTTCAACAAGAAATTGTATGCAGGACCTAAGAGATATTGTGCAAAAGCTACAAAGAAAGTGTAGAGGGTTTACATCTTTCATTTGTTTTGGTAGCAACTATACTGATACACGGCTTTTGAACAAGTGGCAGTAAATTTAGGCCCTTGGATCCAAGGTTCTCCCAAGAATGTAATAAATACATCTTAGTTATAGTAAGAACTTGTGCTATGGTTTGAGTTCATGCTTTCTATAACTTGGAGGATTCTTGGAAGAGGGAGAGATTCAAGTTTCACAAATAACATTGTCATGGAGAAAGGGTTGGAAAATATTACTTGGATAATCTTTGTTGGAAGAGAACGTTGGATAGCTGTAAGGTCAAGACATGCCATATTGATGACTTGTTGCTTGATTTGTGTGAGGAGAAAGCTAAGGAGGAGAAATTTATACCCTTTAAAGGGTAATGAAAGGCCTCTGTACTATTTATTCTTTCTATCTATTGAATTACTTATCTGAAGCTGCTGAAGTCGAGTTTAAATAGATACCGCACTTGACAACTCCTCTAACAACGGTACATTCTCACTTTTTCTCTTGAAAGTGTATTTAGTTCCACTTATCCCTTCATTTTTAAGAGTATATTATCGTATATTGATGTGTATAATGGAGTTCATCTTGCTCACATGGGAAATCATGTATCCATTTAGGGAGGCTAGAGAAAATGCCTTGTGTTCAATAGGTCATGCTCATGCATCGAAAATTCAGCTTCAAGATTTTTAGGGTGCTGGATTTGGGATTTACTCAGGTTAATCTTTTCCTAATGATGTATCTTGCTGTTCAAATTATTCAGGAATGCAGCATATCATTCGTAGCCAATCAGATGTTAGCCGGAGCAGTTTAAAGACCATGTTTTTTGATGGTAAGATCATCATTTAATTTAGTATCATTGTTTTTAAAGGTACCTGTATCATGTGATTCTTTTGATGTTTTGACAAGTATTTGTGGATCATTATACAGTATCATTGCTTTTAAAGGTAGCTATATCATGtggttattttggtgttttgagagGTAACTATGGATTGCTTATTGTATTTTActcttagggtgtgtttggtacgaaggaaaatgcGTGGTATTATCACTTATTTTCACTTGTTTAGTTGGTAAGTGAAAAGATTTTTCCGGAgaatattttctagtgtttggttagaaagtagaaaatatttttaggaaaataattttttatgctaCACTCCTTCCCTTCTCACAAGTCCCTATGTTTCCCGTGCTCTCCCTATGCTAcgctcccccccccccacaaccCCAAGGATGTAGTTCATCTTAGTTATAGTAAGAAGAATATTGTTGAATGAGCTTCACAACAATACTAGAGGAGAATGGTTCTAAAGTAGAGGCTAGCGGTTCAAATCATGTTTTAGCCTACCATTTTTTCTATCTCTTTTTATTAGTAAAGGGAAGAACCTTTTAATAGCCGCAAGCAAGCTGTAtaactttcttcttttttcaaatatGAGGCTGATGGGCGCCTGCTGAGATTCATTCCTTGTATCATGTAGGAGTGGATAAGGCTTACAGCAAGATTCGGGTTTCAAATTTAACCTTGTTATGGATTCTAAAAGGATTCTTACATGGAGAATATTACTTGGATAAGCTTGTTGGAAGAGAACGTTGGATAGCTGCTTAAAAGTATAGTAAGGTCAAGACATGCCATATTGATGACTTGTTGCTTGATTTCTGTGAGGAGAAAGCCAAGGAGGAGAATTTGATACCCTGTAAGGGGTAATGAAAGACCTCTATACTGTTTATTCCTTCTATTGAATTATCTAGAGTAACACTTGACAACTTCTCTGAAGCTGCTGAAGTCGAGTTTAAATAGATACTGCACTTGACGACAACTCCTCTAACAACGGTACATTCTCACTTTTTCTCTTGAAAATTCAGCTTCAAGATTTTTAGGGTGCTGGATTTGGGATTTACTCTGGTTGATCTTTTCCCTATGATGTATCTTGTTGTTCAAATTGTTCAGGAATGCAGCTTATCATTCCTAATCCTAGCCAATCAGATGTTAGCCGGAGCAGTTTATAGACCATGTTTTTTGATGGTGTATATTTGTAAGATCATCATTTAATTTAGTATCATTAAATTTAAAGGTTGCTGTATCATGTGGTTCTTTTGATGTTCTGAGAAGTATTTGTGGATCATTGTACATTATCATTGCTTTTAAAGGTAGCTATATCATGTGGTTATTTGGTGTTTTAAGAAGTAATTAAGATTGCTTATTGTATTCTACTCTTAGTGTGTTCTACCTATGTGCTATTTACGGACTCTTCATGACAAGTGATAAATGTAGATTTAGTGAATAAAAGGCAATAAATTGTTATAATTTAGTTCACACTGGCAAAAGTATGAGATTCACTCGACTTTATTGTTCGTAATCAATCAGTATTAGTAGTAGCAATCAGCAAGAATTGATAAGTACGCTTATTTCTGAACAGTAGCTAAGATTTGAATCTGTGAAAGTAGGTTGGATATGCTAAAATCATATTCTTGCATACCTTTATCAATGCTGCCCCTTGCCCTTTGGATGCACTCAGCTTCTCAAATATTGCAAATAAAACTGGTCAACCTAGCTTCTAGCTGTACTGCTGTAGTCAATGCTGAAGTTCGCTAACAAGCTAGTAGCTGGAGAGCTTGTTGGTTTTGGAATTCATCTTATTTTTTCTTGAAAGGTTCCATCGTCAAAAGGCCGTAATTTTAACCTTGTGGAAAAGCTTGCACTAAACTGAATTGCCAGAGATGAGAACTGGGATATGTGTACTTTTCTTGATTCTGATAAATCATGTTTATGGTGACAGCGAAGGTTCTCCCTTGCTCTTTCTATTGTTTCCAACTAGTTTTTTCCCAGCATTACATTTGTACATATTGAAGTATTCGTCATGTGCTTCACTCTATATTCTTAGATACATAGATATTTAAATGAAATTGtcttcaaatctttttttttttttgttttggaagTTTTGAGCTGCAGTTAtgaagcgaaggaatttccaaATTTTTTTGATGCTGCTACGGCAAATGCTCCTGTTTTGATTGTCTTTAATGCACATTTGTTACAGGTAGTCTAAATCTTTCTGAGATTATAGCACAGAAGAAGCCGATTTGAAAATCGCAGCTGGTTCCGGGCGCAGCTGAGACAAATTTGGAAGACACAAGAAGTTTTTCACTGCTGAAAGAACTGTTGCTGCAAATAGACGCCAGCGTGAGCTTTTAGCTATAGCAGAGCTTATTGGTTATCTCGTATTGCTCTCCGTTTGGTACGCGGGATAAGGTGGGATAAAGTGTGGTACTAAATTTATACTATGTTTGGTTGACGGTATAAATTAAATTTATTCCGGGATAAATTTATACCGTCAACCAAACATAATATAAACTTTGTCCCCAGCTTAATCCTGGATATCCCATCTTATCCCACTTTATCCCATCAAACTTGGTATTATTTTATCCCACCTTTCCGTTGGGATAAATTATTCTAGGGATTATAATCCCTTGACTATAATCCTAGGATAATCTAGTCGCGTACCAAACGACCTCATAAGTTTCCAGCATTGAAAATAAGTGATGTTTATTTCCTTTTAGGAATATCGACCTAGCATTTCAAATTCCAATAAGGTTCAGGAGAGAGTAAATTCTATTCTAGCCAGTTATTATTCTCTAGGTAAGCTCCTTCTCATGTGCTTTGAAATGAAAGCTCCAACTGGAGATTATTCCAATTTCCAAAGATGGTCCTCTCCAATTTCCTAGTAACGGTACGGGGAAATGATAACGGGAGTAACTAGGACCTCTAACCTTCACTAATGGTTCATTCATTATAAGCCATAAGATGATATTATCTTGCTCTTTTCTTGTGGTGTTCTCACTGCTCCTACGTCTGATGAAGGTACCAGATTTCTCCTCTGTATGTTCATTCTTCAAAATAGCTGAGGCGTTTGGATCTGGAAGTGTCAGGCACCTGTTCTCACCTCAGTTTGTCATGCAATTTGTACCGATTATACCTATTTTCTTGTTTTGTGCTGAGATGTTGACAATCTATCTTCTTCTTTCTTGGTGGTGTTGAGGAACAAGGGAGGTAGGAGAGTTGAACTACTGGGACAGTGGATTGTTCAATTTTTCAACTGTCCGTTGCCAAATGTGTGATTCAATATGAATGATGTATTCTCTTTCAATCCATAGTAAAGGGAAAAAGATTTGTTAGAAGACatacaatcttttttttttatttttaaattcacTTGTGTTCCGAGCTTGATTTGAGCATATCTAATTCATTGGCAACTGTGTCAAGCTCTAACTAATCCACTTAATTGCATTACGCAGCACGTCTAAGTAAATGTCCTTGCAAACAATGAAAGAGAAGGATTTAGCAGAAAAGGAAGCTCTCTCCAGACAAAtaaaaaggcaaaagaaaagaaagagagacaaAACGAATCTTATACGAGGGGAAATTCATATATTCTTAAGAGAGACAACGAATCTTAACCATTGTGGCCGGCACATTGTCACACCAGATTCTTGGTGTGGTATGAAGGGGATGCTGGAGCTCTCTAAGAAGACATTGCAGCCAGTAAACTCCAGATGTTGCTGATACTAAGGCACGGTACTTTGAATGTGT comes from the Nicotiana sylvestris chromosome 4, ASM39365v2, whole genome shotgun sequence genome and includes:
- the LOC104231671 gene encoding peroxisomal nicotinamide adenine dinucleotide carrier-like; this translates as MSSALANGLAGAGGGIIAQIITYPLQTVNTRQQTERVTKKGRDSRGSALFQILQVVRSEGLLGLYSGLKPSLLGTTVSQGVYYYFYQVFKNKAEAIASANKKKGRGDGSVGAFSWLVVAALAGSLNVLLTNPIWILVTRMQTHTQAERKILEAKRQSLLKEASENLFTAASLEAKLAELDSSKPHPYGTLQAAREIYDESGVIGFWKGVIPALIMVSNPSIQFMIYESLSKQLRTKRAAKKKYVQNTTAWEVFVIGAFAKLGATVSTYPLLVVKSRLQAKQEIGGNISLRYSGTADAVIKMIRHEGFKSFYQGMRTKIVQSVFAASVLFMVKEELVKLYAVLANRSKVNV